The Toxoplasma gondii ME49 chromosome XII, whole genome shotgun sequence genome includes a region encoding these proteins:
- a CDS encoding hypothetical protein (encoded by transcript TGME49_249580~Predicted trans-membrane domain (TMHMM2.0):85-108:156-179:206-229:238-261:267-290:428-446:457-480:499-522:541-564:578-601), which yields MAASQGEPAPKPGGQSSSESSSSHDFLREEVSLAHSVAAVGPERAEGARRRGLRSWSACLHAIRRALPFSDVPPANQKAPLGLNRYVLLVIYALYITSTGVFFHGWPSVAALIFRNNGFESLCERDPLTGAFVDDQRVVNDKPYICDKQDAAVQRLYTMTWAICSTMCAFAGALLDFAGPRWTAMVGQMFNLCGWICLSFAHKSDMFYYLGFTTVALGCETAFLPTFCITRLFPGAGGLVITILGSAVSTSYAVPVVLNAIMDAYGFSFQSVALGYTCACPLVCVFVAGFLMPRRRFLDDNDEGAVQDLHAAASASLETNSEQEPPRKAGMKGPEETAVATGQTKLGKVAFKHASFETRPASLQNDAAPTMHAPVYADTDKRDGDAVKQGSIESALQWRPKEGGKRAAFAQRWGPRLEPFFHQLLSERYLLIVLYKIGVVLAASYFQQAARRVFSEQVVNIRGILLPFSFIPCILLGKLADVIGICRVLFLMNIFGLFMYGFSLSSSVLCGCISVVCFTLYMSFFSSQIFVYVEATFSPNDFGKLCGLSVMIGGIVGLLATPLYEHVTVQLSKGDPFSMQIVMIMILVIQLLWLTRLYSLWRKNPHPYVSLGVRSAAHLERVGVHSIAEGQLRPGRPAAPDGDGAEEIRGDSEQPRGSGDRQLVAVLGEGRAVECSGDGTAPDG from the coding sequence ATGGCGGCGTCCCAGGGAGAGCCCGCTCCGAAGCCAGGGGGACAGTCGTCTAGTGAGAGTTCGTCTTCCCACGATTTTCTGCGCGAAGAAGTTTCTCTGGCACATTCAGTCGCTGCCGTCGGCCCTGAACGTGCTGAGGGCGCAAGGAGGCGGGGTTTACGCTCCTGGTCTGCGTGCCTGCACGCGATCCGGCGTGCTCTGCCGTTCAGCGATGTGCCTCCCGCGAACCAGAAAGCGCCCTTGGGTCTGAATCGCTACGTGCTGCTCGTCATTTACGCCCTCTACATCACGAGCACAGGCGTGTTTTTCCACGGGTGGCCGTCCGTTGCCGCGTTGATCTTCCGGAACAACGGCTTTGAAAGTTTGTGCGAGAGAGACCCCCTAACCGGCGCGTTCGTGGATGATCAGCGCGTGGTAAATGACAAACCGTACATTTGCGACAAACAGGACGCAGCTGTCCAGCGTCTGTACACCATGACTTGGGCGATCTGCAGCACCATGTGCGCATTCGCCGGTGCGCTTTTAGATTTCGCGGGGCCGCGCTGGACGGCGATGGTCGGCCAGATGTTCAACTTATGTGGCTGGATATGTTTATCTTTCGCGCACAAATCTGATATGTTTTACTATCTTGGCTTTACAACCGTGGCGCTGGGCTGCGAAACCGCGTTTCTGCCCACCTTCTGCATCACGCGCCTCTTTCCGGGCGCCGGCGGGCTGGTGATCACGATTTTGGGATCGGCAGTGTCCACAAGCTATGCGGTACCCGTGGTCCTCAATGCCATCATGGATGCCTacggcttctccttccagTCTGTAGCGCTCGGCTACACGTGTGCCTGTCCCCTCGTATGCGTCTTCGTGGCGGGTTTCCTCATGCCGCGTAGGCGCTTTCTCGACGACAACGATGAGGGAGCGGTGCAGGATCTTCACGCAGCGGCCAGTGCGAGTTTGGAAACAAATTCGGAGCAAGAGCCCCCGCGCAAGGCCGGAATGAAAGGGCCTGAGGAAACGGCCGTCGCTACGGGTCAGACGAAGCTGGGAAAGGTCGCGTTCAAACACGCGTCTTTCGAAACAAGGCCAGCGAGCCTTCAAAATGATGCAGCTCCGACAATGCATGCACCCGTCTACGCAGACACTGACAAACGAGACGGTGATGCCGTGAAACAGGGGAGCATAGAATCAGCCTTGCAGTGGAGGCCAAAGGAAGGAGGGAAGCGAGCAGCGTTTGCGCAGCGCTGGGGACCGCGTCTCGAACCGTTTTTCCACCAGCTGCTATCAGAGAGATATCTTCTCATCGTTCTCTACAAAATTGGTGTTGTGTTGGCAGCGTCCTACTTCCAGCAGGCCGCGCGTCGGGTTTTCAGCGAGCAAGTCGTCAACATTCGTGGCattcttctgcctttctcttttaTTCCTTGCATTCTGTTGGGGAAACTTGCCGATGTCATCGGCATCTGCCGGGTGCTCTTTCTTATGAACATCTTCGGTCTCTTCATGTACGGTTTCTCCCTGTCGTCCAGCGTGCTGTGCGGCTGCATCTCAGTAGTCTGCTTCACGCTGTACatgagtttcttctccagccaGATCTTCGTCTACGTGGAAGCCACGTTCTCACCCAATGACTTTGGGAAGCTGTGTGGGTTGTCGGTGATGATTGGCGGCATCGTCGGGTTGCTGGCGACTCCTCTGTACGAACATGTCACTGTGCAGCTGAGCAAGGGGGACCCGTTTTCCATGCAAATCGTGATGATCATGATTCTCGTTATACAACTCTTGTGGCTGACGCGGCTTTACAGTCTATGGAGGAAGAACCCTCATCCTTACGTTTCTCTGGGCGTGCGGTCTGCTGCTCACCTAGAACGCGTGGGCGTGCACAGCATCGCGGAGGGCCAACTGCGTCCGGGAAGACCAGCCGCCCCCGACGGCGATGGCGCCGAGGAGATCCGTGGCGATTCCGAGCAGCCGAGAGGGAGCGGGGACAGACAATTGGTAGCGGTTCTGGGAGAAGGGCGAGCGGTAGAGTGTAGTGGAGACGGCACAGCACCAGACGGCTGA
- a CDS encoding proteasome subunit alpha type 5-2, putative (encoded by transcript TGME49_249590), whose protein sequence is MFSTRSEYDRGVNTFSPEGRLFQVEYALGAIKLGSTAVGIQTKDGVILASERRITSCLLDHRSIQKIVEIDDHIACAMSGLIADARTLIDHARVECANHFFTYNEKMSIHSCIDSVADLALDFSDVSDGRRKKMMSRPFGVALLVAGVDDQGPSLWCADPSGTVTKYQAVAIGSAQEGAETMLQEQYSQSMSFEDAEALVLVVLRQVMEEKLNCNNVEVACVKTSDRKYHQYSSEELQALIDRLPAPTIPTATDLSSA, encoded by the exons ATGTTTTCGACCAG GAGCGAATACGATCGAGGTGTGAACACCTTCTCTCCGGAGGGCCGTCTGTTTCAAGTGGAGTATGCACTAGGTGCAATCAAGCTCGGCAGCACAGCTGTCGGTATCCAGACCAAGGATGGAGTTATTCTTGCCTCAGAAAGGAGAATCACCTCGTGCTTGCTGGATCATCGATCGATTCAAAAGATCGTCGAAATTGATGACCATATTGCATGCGCCATGAGCGGTCTGATTGCCGATGCCAG GACCCTCATTGACCATGCCCGAGTGGAGTGTGCAAATCACTTCTTCACCTACAACGAGAAAATGTCGATTCACAGCTGCATCGATTCCGTCGCCGATCTCGCTCTGGATTTCTCCG ATGTGAGCGACGGTCGCCGAAAGAAGATGATGAGTCGACCTTTTGGAGTTGCTCTTCTTGTCGCCGGCGTCGACGATCAAGGGCCGTCTCTGTGGTGCGCAGATCCGTCCG GCACTGTCACCAAGTACCAGGCTGTGGCTATTGGTTCCGCCCAGGAAGGCGCTGAGACAATGCTGCAGGAGCAGTACAGTCAGTCGATGAGTTTCGAAG ATGCCGAGGCCCTTGTTTTGGTCGTCCTGCGCCAAGTCATGGAGGAAAAACTGAACTGTAATAACGTTGAGGTGGCGTGCGTGAAGACCAGTGATCGCAA GTACCATCAGTACTCCTCGGAAGAGCTTCAGGCGTTAATCGACCGTCTGCCAGCGCCTACGATCCCTACTGCGACGGATCTTTCGTCCGCGTGA